One part of the Sneathia vaginalis genome encodes these proteins:
- the arcC gene encoding carbamate kinase, producing the protein MSKRIVIALGGNALGNTPDQQLKLVRGTAKVIVDMAKEGYEIIVGHGNGPQVGMINLAMDYAANGSAGTPYMPFAECGAMSQGYIGYHLQQAIREEMKKQGLERDVVALVTQVLVDSNDDAFNHPTKPVGMFYTKEQAEKIEKEKGFIFTEDAGRGYRRVVPSPLPVEIIELNVIKKLVKDNTIVIATGGGGIPVINTDNGLKGVDAVIDKDRSSAKLALDLNADMLVILTAVDKVCINYNKPDQVELSELTLDDAEKYIKEGQFAKGSMLPKVEACMDFVRKSNGAKALITSLEKAAIALKGQTGTIIK; encoded by the coding sequence ATGAGTAAAAGAATAGTAATAGCTTTAGGAGGAAATGCCTTAGGAAATACCCCCGATCAACAATTAAAGTTGGTTAGGGGTACTGCTAAGGTTATAGTGGATATGGCCAAAGAGGGATATGAAATAATAGTTGGTCATGGAAACGGTCCCCAAGTAGGAATGATAAACTTAGCTATGGATTATGCAGCAAATGGTAGTGCAGGTACTCCATATATGCCATTTGCAGAATGTGGTGCAATGAGCCAAGGATATATTGGTTATCACTTGCAACAAGCTATTAGAGAAGAAATGAAAAAACAAGGGTTAGAAAGAGATGTAGTAGCACTTGTAACACAAGTGTTAGTAGATTCAAATGATGACGCTTTCAATCATCCAACAAAACCAGTTGGAATGTTCTATACTAAAGAACAAGCAGAAAAGATAGAAAAAGAAAAAGGATTCATATTTACTGAAGATGCAGGTAGAGGATATAGACGTGTAGTACCATCTCCATTACCTGTGGAAATAATAGAATTGAATGTTATAAAAAAATTAGTTAAAGATAATACAATTGTCATCGCTACTGGTGGTGGTGGTATACCAGTTATTAATACTGATAATGGATTAAAAGGGGTAGACGCTGTAATAGATAAGGATAGATCAAGTGCAAAACTTGCATTAGACTTAAATGCAGATATGTTAGTTATATTAACTGCTGTTGATAAGGTTTGTATAAATTACAATAAACCAGACCAAGTTGAATTGTCAGAATTAACATTAGATGACGCAGAAAAATATATAAAAGAAGGACAATTTGCAAAGGGTAGTATGTTACCAAAGGTAGAAGCTTGTATGGATTTCGTTAGAAAATCAAATGGAGCTAAGGCTTTGATTACATCATTAGAAAAAGCAGCAATAGCATTAAAAGGACAAACAGGAACTATAATTAAATAA
- the argF gene encoding ornithine carbamoyltransferase — translation MPKNLQGRSFLKLLDFTSQDIRYLLDLSKKFKELKLTRTPHKYLEGKNIALLFEKTSTRTRCAFEVAGNDLGMGVTYLEPGSSQMGKKESIADTARVLGRMYDGIEYRGFSQDLVQELSDKAGVPVWNGLTDMFHPTQMLADLLTIEENFGHLKGLNFTFMGDARNNVANSLLIACAKMGLNFTACGPKELIPEASLIEKAKEIAKKTGSVIRFTDSVEEGCKDADVIYTDIWVSMGEPDSVWAERIKLLSPYQVNKKAMSYASKEAIFLHCLPSFHDRHTIIGEQIYEKYGIPEMEVADEVFESPQSKVFDEAENRMHTIKAVMYATLK, via the coding sequence ATGCCAAAGAATTTACAAGGAAGAAGTTTTTTAAAACTATTAGATTTTACAAGTCAAGATATTAGATATTTATTAGATTTATCAAAGAAATTTAAAGAATTAAAATTGACAAGAACACCTCATAAATATCTAGAAGGTAAAAACATTGCCTTATTATTTGAAAAGACATCTACTCGTACAAGATGTGCGTTTGAAGTTGCTGGTAATGATTTAGGTATGGGTGTTACATACCTTGAACCAGGATCATCTCAAATGGGTAAAAAAGAAAGTATAGCAGATACTGCAAGAGTACTTGGAAGAATGTATGATGGTATAGAATACAGAGGATTCTCACAAGATTTAGTTCAAGAATTATCTGATAAAGCAGGTGTACCAGTATGGAATGGATTAACAGATATGTTCCATCCAACACAAATGCTTGCTGATTTATTAACAATAGAAGAAAACTTTGGGCACTTAAAAGGTTTAAACTTTACATTTATGGGAGATGCTAGAAATAATGTGGCAAATTCATTATTAATAGCTTGTGCTAAAATGGGATTAAACTTTACAGCATGTGGACCAAAAGAATTAATTCCTGAAGCTTCATTAATAGAAAAAGCTAAAGAAATTGCAAAGAAGACAGGTTCAGTAATTAGATTTACTGATAGCGTTGAAGAAGGATGTAAAGATGCTGATGTTATTTACACTGATATATGGGTATCAATGGGAGAACCAGATTCAGTATGGGCAGAAAGAATTAAATTATTAAGTCCTTACCAAGTAAATAAGAAGGCAATGAGTTATGCAAGTAAAGAAGCAATATTCTTACACTGCTTACCTTCATTCCACGATAGACATACAATTATCGGTGAACAAATATATGAAAAATATGGAATTCCAGAAATGGAAGTAGCAGACGAAGTCTTTGAAAGCCCTCAATCAAAGGTATTCGATGAAGCTGAAAATAGAATGCATACAATTAAAGCTGTAATGTATGCAACATTAAAATAA
- the arcA gene encoding arginine deiminase, with product MVINVRSEINKLKKVLLHRPGRELLNLTPDSLQRLLFDDVPFLRVAQAEHDAFAKILRDNGVEVVYLEDLVAETLDTSHELKVQFLKQFIEEGGVKLEVYKKALLDFFLSYKDTKEMVLKTMEGVNMSELNIPRHDLVSYLEDPTELILDPMPNLYFTRDPFASVQNGVILNRMYSVTRNRETIYAYYIFHYHPEYKGKVTMFYDRTNPFHIEGGDVLNINDETLAIGISQRTEAPAIDLVAKNILFDEKNSHIKTILAFRIAESRAFMHLDTVFTQIDYDKFSVHPAILGPLQVFEITRDGNDVKVVPQEGKLEDILTKYVGRKVTLIPCGGGDRIAAEREQWNDGSNTLCIAPGTVVVYERNEVTNKLLREHGINVIEMPSAELSRGRGGPRCMSMPLVREDN from the coding sequence ATGGTTATAAATGTTAGAAGCGAAATAAACAAGCTTAAAAAAGTTTTACTTCACAGACCTGGTAGAGAATTATTAAATCTTACTCCAGATTCATTACAAAGATTATTGTTTGATGATGTTCCATTCTTGAGAGTGGCACAAGCAGAACATGATGCGTTTGCTAAGATTTTGAGAGACAATGGTGTAGAAGTTGTATATCTAGAAGATTTAGTTGCAGAAACACTAGATACTTCTCATGAATTAAAGGTTCAATTCTTGAAACAATTCATTGAAGAAGGTGGCGTAAAGCTTGAAGTTTATAAAAAAGCTTTATTAGATTTCTTCTTAAGCTATAAAGATACTAAGGAAATGGTATTAAAGACTATGGAAGGTGTAAATATGTCAGAATTAAATATTCCAAGACATGATTTAGTAAGTTACCTTGAAGATCCAACAGAATTAATACTTGATCCTATGCCTAATTTATACTTTACAAGAGATCCATTTGCATCTGTACAAAACGGTGTTATCTTAAATAGAATGTACTCTGTAACAAGAAATAGAGAAACTATATATGCATACTATATTTTCCACTATCATCCAGAATACAAAGGTAAGGTAACAATGTTCTATGACAGAACAAATCCTTTCCATATTGAAGGTGGAGACGTTTTAAATATTAATGATGAAACATTAGCAATAGGAATTTCACAAAGAACTGAAGCTCCTGCTATAGACTTAGTTGCTAAGAATATCTTATTCGATGAAAAGAATTCTCACATTAAGACTATACTAGCATTTAGAATTGCTGAATCAAGAGCATTTATGCACTTAGATACAGTATTTACACAAATAGATTATGATAAATTCAGTGTACACCCTGCAATATTAGGTCCATTACAAGTATTTGAAATTACAAGAGATGGAAATGATGTTAAGGTTGTTCCACAAGAAGGAAAATTAGAAGACATATTAACTAAATATGTTGGAAGAAAAGTTACTTTAATCCCTTGCGGTGGTGGAGACAGAATAGCTGCTGAAAGAGAACAATGGAACGATGGTTCAAATACATTATGTATAGCACCTGGTACTGTTGTAGTATATGAAAGAAATGAAGTTACTAATAAGTTACTAAGAGAACATGGAATTAATGTTATCGAAATGCCAAGTGCCGAATTATCAAGAGGACGTGGAGGTCCTAGATGTATGAGTATGCCACTTGTTAGAGAAGATAATTAA